In one Maniola hyperantus chromosome 6, iAphHyp1.2, whole genome shotgun sequence genomic region, the following are encoded:
- the lva gene encoding protein lava lamp: MSESESKNIGSSPGMDQNVNVSNTNIAVSEVSSVAGSVKQHKHTTTAERQIKYEKAQKCLENAAAVSKRIKEHRKVTAELLGRPFEDDVGDTASEMASTMSEKTGYSVATDTSTTLSVQDALNIPGISESLANTLKQKELLMERIKQYKEISKRPMKKAIQTTRKDSVTEALDSKKPTDNADVLKLINTIKEKENNVSVMQVKIKAMETTILDLQEKINEKDQIIEAKNRATTLMSDSLNKTEKEAMELLEDTKQQMTIMQTNFLTMEKEWKEEKQQLLSQIEEKNSKIEHLEEANTILENSRFEISIAHSKLLEEIELKTKEVVELQERIKQLSDTNEPVIKETHEEVMEEKGSLEISNMEELTKKIELLEHINFEIRQTNKDLENQLNAMNIETKTNVSPSKKGSPLPSRKGSRNSTSKMKSPWSKLSSESLQQETDKKGKGDKSKQDLLLQSLNKEILEKEYLLSQKDNLISELQSMNMSNKTTISELELLLQSQKEAVKMVNIGTDTDLHEPTKMDTIETGTTPETITDLEEKLKLAQEQIAALNEEIEVANKNMIKVKSNSKLKLKQMQKTIDNFSKVSDAHAEIVKLNEELHQVTQKVAELEEEKGNLQLHLVDYDSGRLTETEIYKKMIEMENLAEARLKSISLLETQKFDLVQELHSLQQKNLEMEDKLADISLLQNEQVCSEMKSVQLEEQIDELQAAKKELELIVDNLKLDKEQLNGTIEILQNEKEELIQKLDNYIQVNIELADKLEKLSAEKVSSAESIEIVESLTTQEKLELEEYNKSFESGKKVDKSNSESYKVSDSQEYKTSNEKLIEETLELKTKIELFTSERKEVMEKMNKMCVENESLNKNIIELEEHCNCLRNKIDLLNEEKDKLLSLNDELNHQIEELKHERMEILKETAEMTKPLSVEDAVDGSIVETLHHDDKSAGDKGNSKTKSVKQLTKEILKLKNIIKEREDEIADCQMKILSMEEQHEKQKEVSQNSASCEKLLKKLSDENIQLKNDIENISKDKDNKVLNLVQTHELLQIESQKMHQEYATALNARDSRIHELENILLEYEKQVINYSNTLQQKDKEMSEYINQITKLNDVSQKLKSTIDLLEEEKAKDQNAELVKSLNKQICLYQKSLADYEEKLRILEDDKAQLGSLKSQQESQINGLELELKKIQDLLTEKQNLIKEMQIQQQKQTEELSNVLLQSKERDEEIHEIKLQLRKESIDNEKLHNIVVQKSNDISELKKLYDDATEKLNSVSNNTSIQNEQYSALELKNKELTEKLKKFALNIKKKSAMYSELEQQLHVVQKQLEIKNEQYEQLSIQVETIPALQEKLKHAEEEFNRLQTQKIVLEQKSQEILQLQSEVEDLRKNSANDAEKITILNKTLESLKKDLYFAREENTSLKLQIDSLNNRIVEYEIDQKNNANLLTKISCLEADSSQKLDRIDELSNQIEDLKQKLSQVQFGHDAKVQERDMYIESLQSEIDRYKNRINRLEESISIMESRRQSLECKADQLDSQLHEKQNAYNEYTSQEDELVTRLALLMDNDRVVEKQLNEIENENKDLHLKIQHLNEEIQNVQKLNFELQQKYNQMESKAKEAEAINSMISTYESQIRELDANLKKVTNEHNTLYTQKQREIEDLESEFNSQIEKAIKDKKMLNEKYEKINDYVSQLESQLQEYTVAVENLNANLAELGLQNQKLAKKLTNEDKSSSPDYTEQYITEINNLNSILNSKNQEISDLCSKIHSLQTQNLSHASTLDNKNMDLTQKNEILSLQIISLVKEIDSMKQNNDQLQMLLYQKDEQIKQLMENKKVVFEMNIPKTEGMTISSTIEAMDNDPKDFDISSLHSQIISDADTVLTETEHVAKTVTEKTQKQSSQTLASEGLIESIIVPKKTYLCYKEQEDDNKEPDPFNSEEGWGLGTNEEIDNVVPGYAHLNQQIQQLNDENKKLQVEINTTNAKLLKALKKLRDLKVTNDMLSNELKLSKHISQSSMLDMAIESELSSNLEILEKKVQELNTELNKEKKEKDAVKKQNDIFKNANDRLLEMKEKLENELDLWKFNYKQATDKISSLQWGVDSKDVTHDTQKTLSVVQKPDESELNKNLRKVEEENDELQIALDSVNLENKKISILNDNLKEEINNLKRQQQQRLIKCDNCEKLIDENKELTVHLDKLEDEISKLKDDLEQQNSIYDNNQKLKDQLEQLQIAYTALEQNKTTTAENLQHWEMRCNELLMENKLIQNNIDQKEKSWQCFKKELLEKNVSLEQQLQSLRVLESEANSKISLLNDALDNLKPKLFITEEKLTEANAKVSVLCKELEDMKTNLTMSEGNRNIKQVPDFNAVALAEKCYTMEEYCLNLKNNLDESHTKIQQLELENKELLEKVNNYEHQITKLDNKLQNLNSENDQLLSTVAELRSSVSSAMDQRGFEIAELWKQHLSQRESEFQKIEQDLRDQLNASQGKYEQILENVQSSNEEETNKIIMTEHISSLQNKLEEKEEHIVNLREKYAEVINQLDLLRSEMEDEKVIQENKVFVHQEEYEKIIQELKIKNQDQCHQYENKIKNLQTELEATKTVNDSLNQQADDLRNIYEAKISDLTRQLQVKESEIFQRTHDFTVLLTERNEEFETVRKQLIEYEKKVEDLTYEKESELAILRLKMHERAESSAKVKKELENENNILAESIKEKIIESTNLNKQIHDLNKVLEEYINKTAETQVVLESQEIEIVTLKDEISSLKDALRAVTSKTEKFVTFASDTKPGDDSRAENTLDRELLDAVPRAELDLALYMLHQRDVRCEELTMELTQLLEERDTLQLRLSDSLRSYEELKTRCAASGLDISVSSSPEGTSDLPSFSMEKEGSQFVDTHRGHTSRSSSIGDTSGEKPKLQAKLTELRSVRHSRDVRLRHDSEQRQLGMRLLQRDVANLPPEAVEQLAQAHHTLSRDTQSTPTVLLNWLRGKSTPKVVHM, translated from the exons AAGACGATGTTGGCGATACAGCTTCTGAAATGGCATCCACCATGAGTGAAAAAACTGGCTACTCTGTCGCAACTGATACTTCCACCACTCTGTCTGTTCAAGATGCACTAAACA TACCTGGTATTAGTGAAAGTTTAGCAAATACTTTGAAACAAAAAGAACTTCTTATGGAAAGAATAAAACAATACAAAGAGATAAGTAAAAGACCAATGAAAAAAGCAATCCAAACAACAAGAAAGGACTCTGTTACAGAAGCACTAGACAGTAAAAAG CCCACAGATAACGCTGATGTATTAAAACTCATTAACACTatcaaagaaaaagaaaacaatgtTAGTGTTATGCAAGTAAAAATAAAGGCAATGGAAACAACCATATTAGATTTACAAGAAAAGATTAATGAAAAAGACCAAATCATAGAAGCTAAAAATAGAGCTACTACTTTAATGTCGGACAGCCTGAATAAAACGG aAAAAGAAGCTATGGAGTTACTTGAGGACACAAAGCAACAGATGACTATAATGCAAACAAATTTTTTAACTATGGAAAAAGAATGGAAAGAAGAAAAGCAACAATTATTGTCACAAATTGAAGAAAAGAATAGCAAAATAGAACATCTTGAGGAAGCTAACACGATCCTTGAAAATTCCCGTTTTGAAATAAGTATTGCACATTCTAAGTTACTTGAAGAGATAGAGTTAAAAACTAAAGAAGTTGTTGAGTTACAAGAAAGAATAAAGCAGCTTTCAGACACCAATGAACCAGTAATAAAAGAGACTCACGAAGAAGTTATGGAAGAAAAGGGATCGTTAGAAATTAGTAATATGGAAGAATTgactaaaaaaattgaattactAGAACacattaattttgaaattagaCAGACCAACAAGGATTTAGAAAATCAGTTAAATGCAATGAATattgaaacaaaaacaaatgtttCCCCAAGCAAGAAGGGCAGCCCTCTTCCTAGTCGCAAAGGTAGTAGGAATAGTACATCAAAAATGAAATCTCCTTGGAGCAAATTATCATCCGAATCTTTACAACAGGAGACAGATAAAAAAGGCAAGGGTGACAAATCTAAACAAGATTTGCTTCTGCAATctctaaataaagaaatattggAAAAGGAATATTTACTATCACAAAAAGATAATTTGATATCTGAACTGCAATCAATGAACATGAGTAATAAAACCACTATCAGCGAGCTAGAATTATTACTGCAATCCCAAAAAGAAGCAGTAAAAATGGTTAACATAGGTACTGACACCGATTTACACGAGCCAACAAAAATGGATACCATTGAGACAGGTACTACTCCTGAAACTATAACGGATTTAGAAGAAAAGTTGAAACTTGCGCAGGAGCAAATTGCAGCGCTTAACGAGGAAATTGAAGTGGctaataaaaatatgattaaaGTAAAATCCAATTCCAAGTTGAAACTAAAACAAATGCAGAAGACAATTGACAATTTTAGCAAAGTATCAGATGCGCATGCTGAAATAGTAAAATTAAATGAAGAACTACACCAAGTTACTCAAAAAGTGGCAGAATTGGAAGAAGAAAAAGGCAATCTTCAATTACATCTCGTAGATTACGACAGTGGAAGAT TAACCGAAAcggaaatatataaaaaaatgattgAAATGGAAAACTTGGCAGAAGCAAGACTGAAATCTATTAGCTTATTAGAAACTCAAAAATTTGATTTAGTCCAAG aACTACATAGTCTACAACAAAAGAACTTGGAAATGGAAGATAAGTTAGCTGATATATCTCTACTCCAAAATGAACAGGTTTGTTCTGAGATGAAATCTGTTCAATTAGAAGAGCAAATAGATGAGTTACAAGCAGCAAAAAAAGAGCTCGAAttaatagtagataatctaaAACTAGACAAAGAACAACTGAATGGTACAATCGAAATTCTTCAAAATGAAAAGGAAGAGTTAATTCAAAAATTAGACAATTATATTCAAGTAAACATTGAACTTGCTGATAAATTAGAAAAGCTGAGTGCTGAAAAAGTAAGCTCCGCAGAGTCTATAGAAATTGTTGAATCATTAACAACTCAGGAAAAATTAGAGCTTGAAGAATATAATAAGAGCTTTGAAAGTGGAAAGAAAGTCGATAAAAGTAATTCAGAGAGCTATAAAGTTTCTGATAGTCAAGAATACAAAACATCAAATGAAAAGCTGATAGAGGAAACCCTGGAGCTTAAAACAAAAATAGAGTTGTTTACGTCTGAGAGAAAAGAAGTAATggaaaaaatgaataaaatgtgTGTAGAAAACGAatctttgaataaaaatataatagaatTAGAGGAGCATTGTAACtgtttaagaaataaaattgaCTTGCTTAATGAAGAAAAAGATAAACTGCTTTCGCTTAATGATGAGCTAAACCATCAAATAGAAGAATTGAAGCATGAAAGAATGGAAATACTCAAAGAAACAGCTGAAATGACAAAACCGTTAAGTGTAGAAGACGCTGTAGATGGATCCATTGTAGAGACATTGCATCATGATGACAAATCCGCAGGAGATAAAGGTAATAGTAAAACAAAATCAGTGAAACAACTTACTAAAGAAatacttaaacttaaaaatatcataaaggAAAGAGAAGATGAGATAGCAGACTGTCAAATGAAGATTTTGTCGATGGAAGAACAGCATGAAAAGCAGAAAGAGGTTTCCCAAAACAGTGCTTCATGTGAAAAGTTATTGAAAAAGCTGTCTGATGAGAATATCCAACTAAAGAATGATATTGAAAACATAAGTAAAGATAAAGATAACAAAGTACTTAATCTTGTACAAACACATGAATTGCTCCAAATTGAGAGTCAAAAAATGCACCAAGAATATGCAACTGCGTTAAATGCTCGAGATTCGAGAATTCATgaattagaaaatattttattagaataTGAAAAACAAGTAATCAACTATTCCAATACTTTACAACAGAAAGATAAAGAAATGTCGGAATACATTAATCAGataactaaattaaatgatgtctcacaaaaacttaaatctacgatAGATTTACTTGAAGAGGAAAAAGCGAAAGATCAAAATGCTGAGTTAGTCAAATctctaaataaacaaatatgTTTGTATCAGAAATCGTTAGCGGATTACGAAGAAAAGTTAAGGATTTTAGAAGACGATAAAGCGCAGTTAGGATCGTTGAAATCTCAACAAGAAAGTCAAATAAATGGACTTGAACTGgaattgaaaaaaatacaggatttaCTAACGGAAAAGCAAAATCTTATAAAAGAAATGCAAATTCAGCAACAGAAGCAAACCGAAGAGTTGTCAAATGTGCTGCTGCAATCCAAAGAACGTGATGAAGAAATACATGAAATAAAGTTACAACTTAGGAAAGAATCTATAGATAATGAAAAATTGCATAACATCGTAGTTCAAAAAAGTAACGATATTAGCGAACTGAAAAAACTTTATGATGATGCTActgaaaaacttaattctgtATCTAACAATACCAGTATTCAAAACGAGCAGTATTCAGCGTTGGAacttaaaaacaaagagttGACAGAAAAATTAAAGAAGTTTGCTTTGAATATAAAGAAAAAATCGGCAATGTATTCAGAACTAGAACAACAACTTCATGTAGTTCAGAAACAGCTTGAGATTAAAAATGAACAGTATGAACAGCTTTCCATACAAGTGGAAACTATTCCAGCTTTACAAGAAAAATTGAAACATGCAGAGGAAGAGTTTAATCGattacaaacacaaaaaattgtCTTAGAACAAAAATCACAAGAAATCTTACAGCTACAATCAGAAGTCGAAGATTTACGAAAGAATAGTGCTAACGATGCAGAGAAAATTACAATATTGAATAAAACTTTGGAATCATTAAAGAAGGATTTGTACTTTGCTCGTGAAGAAAACACCAGTCTTAAATTACAAATTGATAGTTTAAATAATAGGATAGTTGAATATGAAATTGACCAAAAAAATAATGCAAATCTTTTAACTAAAATATCGTGTTTAGAAGCAGACTCAAGCCAAAAACTAGATCGAATAGATGAATTATCCAACCAAATTGAAGATCTGAAACAAAAATTGAGTCAAGTGCAATTTGGTCATGATGCTAAGGTTCAGGAACGAGACATGTACATTGAAAGCTTACAATCTGAAATCGATAGATACAAGAATAGAATAAATCGTCTTGAAGAGAGCATTTCTATTATGGAAAGCAGGCGACAATCCTTGGAATGTAAAGCTGATCAATTAGATTCTCAATTGCATGAAAAGCAAAATGCTTATAATGAGTATACAAGTCAAGAAGATGAATTAGTTACAAGGTTAGCACTACTTATGGACAACGATAGAGTTGTTGAAAAACaattaaatgaaattgaaaatgAGAATAaagatttacatttaaaaatacaacATCTTAATGAAGAAATTCAGAACGTGcaaaagttaaattttgaaCTGCAACAAAAGTATAATCAAATGGAATCAAAAGCAAAAGAAGCTGAAGCAATCAATTCTATGATATCTACGTATGAAAGTCAAATACGAGAATTGGATGCAAATCTCAAAAAAGTAACAAATGAGCATAATACTTTATATACACAAAAACAGAGAGAAATAGAAGATTTAGAATCTGAATTCAATTCCCAAATTGAAAAAGCTATCAAAGACAAGAAAATGTTAAATGAGAAATATGAGAAGATTAATGATTACGTGTCGCAGCTAGAATCACAATTACAAGAATATACAGTGGCTGTAGAAAATCTGAACGCTAACTTAGCAGAGCTAGGTCTGCAAAATCAAAAGTTAGCTAAAAAGTTAACTAATGAAGACAAAAGTTCTTCGCCAGACTACACTGAACAGTACATTACTGAAATTAATAACCTTAATTCTATATTAAACAGCAAAAATCAAGAAATTTCGGACCTTTGTAGTAAAATTCATTCGTTACAAACCCAAAATTTATCACATGCTTCAACATTAGATAACAAAAACATGGATTTAACTCAAAAGAACGAAATTTTATCTTTACAAATAATTAGTCTAGTAAAAGAAATTGATTCTATGAAGCAAAATAATGATCAGTTACAAATGCTGTTATATCAAAAAGACGAACAAATAAAACAGCttatggaaaacaaaaaagtagtttttgaaatGAACATACCAAAAACTGAAGGCATGACTATTTCGTCTACAATAGAAGCAATGGACAATGATCCAAAAGATTTTGATATATCATCACTCCATTCACAAATAATTTCTGATGCTGATACAGTGCTAACTGAAACCGAACACGTAGCTAAAACTGTGACTGAGAAAACACAAAAGCAATCATCACAAACTTTAGCATCAGAAGGTTTAATAGAATCAATAATCGTTCCTAAAAAGACCTATCTCTGTTATAAAGAGCAAGAGGATGATAATAAAGAACCTGATCCATTTAATTCTGAAGAAGGTTGGGGTCTAGGAACGAATGAAGAAATTGACAATGTAGTGCCAGGATATGCTCATTTAAATCAGCAAATCCAACAATTaaatgatgaaaataaaaaacttcaagtaGAAATTAATACCAcaaatgcaaaattattaaaagctCTGAAGAAATTACGGGATCTAAAAGTTACCAATGACATGCTATCAAATGAACTAAAATTATCGAAGCATATTTCGCAATCTTCGATGTTGGACATGGCTATTGAAAGTGAATTATCAAGTAATCTTGAAATTCTAGAGAAAAAAGTGCAAGAGCTTAATACAGaattaaataaagaaaagaaagaaaaagatgctgtaaaaaaacaaaatgacattttcaaaaatgctaaTGACAGATTATtggaaatgaaagaaaaattgGAAAATGAATTAGATTTGTGgaaatttaattataaacaaGCTACTGACAAAATTTCTTCTTTACAATGGGGTGTTGATTCTAAAGATGTCACACATGATACACAAAAAACACTATCAGTAGTACAAAAGCCGGATGAATctgaactaaataaaaatctgcgaAAAGTGGAAGAAGAAAACGACGAGTTGCAAATAGCCCTCGACAGTgttaatttagaaaataaaaagatatCTATTCTAAATGATAATTTGAAGGAAGAAATCAACAATCTTAAGCGTCAACAACAGCAGCGACTTATTAAATGTGATAATTGTGAGAAATTAATTGATGAAAACAAAGAATTAACTGTGCACCTAGATAAACTTGAAGATGAAATTAGTAAACTTAAAGATGATTTGGAACAGCAAAATTCGATTTATGACAACAATCAAAAGTTAAAAGATCAGTTAGAGCAATTGCAAATTGCATATACAGCActggaacaaaataaaacaacgaCGGCAGAAAATTTACAACACTGGGAAATGCGTTGTAATGAACTTTTGATGGAGaacaaattaatacaaaataatattgatcAAAAAGAAAAGTCGTGGCAGTGTTTCAAAAAAGAACTATTAGAAAAAAATGTCTCACTTGAGCAACAACTGCAGTCCCTAAGAGTTTTGGAAAGTGAAGCAAATTCTAAAATATCCCTGCTAAATGATGCGTTAGATAATTTAAAACCAAAACTATTTATAACTGAAGAAAAACTGACCGAAGCCAATGCTAAAGTATCTGTCTTATGTAAAGAATTAGAAGATATGAAAACAAACTTAACTATGTCAGAAGGGAACCGAAACATTAAACAAGTACCAGATTTTAATGCTGTAGCTCTAGCGGAAAAGTGTTATACCATGGAAGAGTATTGCttaaatttaaagaataatTTGGATGAGTCTCATACAAAAATTCAACAGCTTGAATTAGAAAACAAAGAACTATTagaaaaagtaaataattacGAACATCAAATAACTAAGCTAGataacaaattacaaaatttaaattcgGAAAACGACCAACTATTATCAACCGTTGCCGAACTACGTTCCTCGGTTTCGAGCGCTATGGATCAACGTGGATTTGAAATAGCGGAATTATGGAAACAACATTTATCACAAAGAGAAAGTGAATTTCAGAAAATCGAACAAGACTTGAGAGATCAATTAAATGCTTCGCAAGGTAAATACGAACAAATACTCGAAAATGTTCAATCATCTAATGAAGAAgaaactaataaaattattatgacagAACATATAAGCTCCTTACAAAACAAACTGGAAGAAAAAGAAGAGCACATTGTAAATCTCCGAGAAAAATATGCAGAAGTCATAAATCAACTAGATTTACTTCGCTCAGAAATGGAAGATGAAAAAGTCATACAAGAAAATAAAGTATTTGTTCATCAAGAAGAGTATGAGAAAATCATACAAGAACTGAAAATAAAGAATCAAGATCAGTGTCAtcaatatgaaaataaaattaaaaatcttcaaACAGAACTAGAAGCTACTAAAACTGTTAACGACAGCTTAAACCAACAAGCTGATGACTTGCGTAATATATACGAAGCTAAAATTAGTGATTTAACAAGGCAACTCCAAGTTAAAGAAAGTGAAATATTCCAGAGAACACATGATTTTACAGTATTATTGACAGAAAGGAATGAAGAGTTTGAAACCGTTAGAAAACAATTGATAGAGTATGAAAAAAAAGTAGAAGACTTGACGTACGAGAAAGAATCTGAATTGGCTATATTAAGATTAAAAATGCATGAACGTGCAGAGAGTTCTGCAAAAGTTAAAAAAGAACTAGAAAATGAGAACAACATCTTAGCTGAgtctataaaagaaaaaattattgAATCTACGAATTTGAATAAACAAATACATGATTTGAACAAGGTATTGGAAGAGTACATCAATAAGACAGCAGAAACGCAAGTTGTTTTAGAAAGTCAAGAAATAGAAATCGTTACTCTGAAGGATGAAATATCTAGTTTAAAAGATGCTTTGAGAGCAGTTACAAGTAAAACTGaaaaatttgtaacatttgcTTCAGACACTAAGCCTGGGGACGACAGTAGGGCCGAAAATACTTTGGATAGGGAGCTTTTAGATGCCGTTCCTAGAGCCGAGCTAGACTTAGCTCTTTACATGTTGCACCAAAGGGACGTTCGATGCGAGGAATTGACAATGGAGCTCACTCAGCTGCTAGAGGAAAGAGATACACTCCAGTTACGACTGTCGGATAGTTTACGTTCATATGAAGAGTTAAAAACACGTTGTGCCGCGTCCGGATTAGATATATCTGTAAGTTCAAGTCCTGAAGGAACTTCTGATCTGCCCAGCTTCAGCATGGAAAAGGAGGGAAGTCAGTTCGTCGACACACACAGAGGGCATACCTCTCGAAGTAGTAGCATCGGTGATACGAGTGGAGAAAAACCGAAGTTGCAAGCAAA GCTCACTGAGTTGCGCAGTGTGAGGCACAGCCGCGACGTGCGCCTGCGGCACGACAGCGAGCAGCGCCAGCTCGGCATGCGGCTACTGCAGCGCGATGTGGCCAACCTGCCGCCCGAAGCAGTGGAGCAGCTCGCACAAGCGCACCACACGCTTT caCGAGACACCCAAAGCACTCCAACTGTTCTTCTGAACTGGCTTCGTGGGAAGAGCACTCCTAAAGTAGTGCACATGTGA